A genomic window from Levilactobacillus yonginensis includes:
- a CDS encoding MDR family MFS transporter, with translation MQEIRIRWLLLGALFSSIGMSFIWPLTTIYLHNRLGTSLTEVGIILLFYSLANVVGSVLGGRLFDRLNPYHLTIAGVCMSLVTFGTLVFTHGWPAYPIALVFLGFASGWTLTMVNSLATTIHSRDGRYIFNMLYFAENLGIVLGTAMVGFVYTTSITLLFGIAFGLFVGFLIVAIVCYKVPAVVNRKVVTRAKTTVHIALPNRRIMATFFVSLVIIWTMYEQWASNLSVYMTGMGIPMKEYSLLWTLNAALIVVFQAGLNWLANYVSNLYVQVYAGIFFVALSFITLIFAKDYLHFVIAMVILTMGEATAFPAIPALVNDLTPTVVKGKYQGMANAWASVGKALGPLFGGLVIDHASYTVLFVVAAAANLIVLVLTGVVVTGNQRRVETYR, from the coding sequence ATGCAAGAGATCCGTATCCGGTGGCTCCTACTGGGTGCATTGTTCAGTAGTATCGGCATGAGTTTTATTTGGCCGCTGACCACCATCTATTTACATAATCGGCTGGGAACGTCGTTGACCGAGGTGGGTATTATCTTGCTGTTTTATTCCCTCGCCAATGTCGTGGGTAGCGTATTGGGTGGCCGCTTGTTTGACCGCCTCAATCCCTACCATTTGACCATCGCTGGGGTGTGCATGTCCCTGGTCACGTTCGGTACGTTGGTCTTCACGCATGGTTGGCCAGCCTACCCAATCGCGTTAGTCTTCCTGGGATTCGCCTCAGGGTGGACGTTAACGATGGTTAATTCGCTGGCCACGACCATTCATAGTCGGGATGGTCGGTACATCTTTAACATGTTGTACTTTGCGGAAAATTTGGGAATCGTGCTCGGAACTGCCATGGTGGGGTTCGTCTACACGACCAGCATCACGCTGCTGTTTGGCATCGCCTTTGGCCTGTTCGTGGGCTTTCTCATCGTGGCTATCGTGTGCTACAAGGTTCCGGCCGTGGTGAACCGCAAAGTGGTGACCAGAGCCAAGACGACCGTCCACATTGCGCTGCCCAATCGGCGGATCATGGCGACGTTCTTCGTCTCGCTGGTCATCATTTGGACGATGTATGAGCAATGGGCGTCGAACCTGTCCGTTTATATGACGGGGATGGGCATTCCCATGAAGGAATACAGTCTGTTGTGGACGCTAAATGCCGCACTGATTGTGGTTTTTCAGGCTGGTCTGAACTGGTTAGCCAACTATGTTAGCAATCTCTACGTGCAGGTCTATGCTGGGATTTTCTTCGTGGCGTTATCATTTATCACGCTGATTTTTGCCAAGGACTACCTACACTTCGTCATTGCCATGGTGATCCTGACGATGGGGGAAGCAACGGCATTTCCTGCGATTCCAGCACTCGTTAACGACCTGACGCCGACCGTAGTCAAGGGAAAGTATCAGGGGATGGCCAACGCCTGGGCGTCCGTTGGGAAGGCCCTAGGTCCCCTTTTCGGCGGCTTAGTGATTGACCACGCTTCCTACACCGTACTCTTCGTGGTGGCAGCTGCGGCTAACCTGATTGTCTTGGTCCTGACTGGGGTTGTCGTGACGGGAAACCAACGGCGTGTGGAAACTTATCGATAA
- a CDS encoding IclR family transcriptional regulator: protein MTKLIQSVQRAAAICRLLTTQPETSLHELQAALQLPKATTYGLLATLVAERIVYKNPLTAAYSLGPAALVGDQPLTGDQLVRLLRPNLQQLASDRNLAVHVAVRQADRAHYLAKIEAPHPQHVSAQPGQDDSLAITATGKLLLSASPADFQASYLASLTAPLARQLQDDLSTISRRNVAYDYGEQTSQIACVATGLRDHRGQVIASVSLVLPATATSIDLRTGEQQLLALTAALAPRI from the coding sequence ATGACAAAACTCATTCAATCCGTTCAACGCGCCGCAGCCATCTGTCGGTTACTGACCACGCAACCCGAAACGAGTCTCCACGAGCTTCAGGCAGCCCTTCAGCTCCCCAAAGCCACCACTTACGGCTTACTAGCTACTCTGGTTGCCGAACGCATCGTTTATAAGAATCCGCTGACCGCCGCCTATTCACTGGGACCGGCAGCCTTGGTTGGGGACCAACCGCTCACTGGCGACCAACTGGTCCGACTATTGCGCCCCAATCTACAACAACTGGCAAGTGACCGAAACCTTGCCGTTCACGTTGCAGTCCGCCAGGCCGACCGAGCGCACTACTTAGCCAAAATTGAGGCGCCCCACCCCCAACACGTATCCGCCCAGCCCGGACAAGATGATTCACTGGCTATCACCGCCACCGGCAAACTGCTGCTCAGTGCCAGCCCAGCTGACTTTCAAGCCAGCTATCTAGCGAGTCTGACCGCACCACTAGCACGGCAATTACAAGACGATCTCTCCACCATCAGTCGCCGAAACGTGGCTTACGACTACGGTGAACAGACGAGCCAAATTGCCTGCGTCGCTACCGGTCTGCGCGACCACCGGGGCCAGGTGATTGCCAGCGTCAGTCTCGTCCTACCAGCCACTGCCACTTCAATCGACCTGCGGACTGGCGAGCAGCAGCTACTTGCATTGACTGCAGCTTTGGCGCCCCGCATTTAA